The Glycine soja cultivar W05 chromosome 4, ASM419377v2, whole genome shotgun sequence genomic sequence TCTATTTTAACTTACTCTTGTGTcacaattttaagaaatttcacCACAAATGAATGAccttttaaaaagaaagaatcaacgatattgatttataattattatatttaatttataagatatataatgtttttttattaaactaattttagataatttttattaataaaaactagTCACTGTTGATTTTGCAATTGATTAACtatttgtgtttaattttaGCTCCCCTAGGAATTAGTATCTCTGGTTTCCTGCCTGGTTGAGCTATAAATTTACTATATCATGTAAAAAATTATGCATAAtagtatttaattaagtttttctcttaatattaatttgtttatactATTAGTTATATTGTACATTTTAACTATAAAAGgcttaatttttgaattaagttatattgtataatatgtattttaactattaatgttcatttttcatttttggttcattaattttaataatatatttattaaatattaatcgcttttactattttaatagaaatattGTTAAATACATATTGTTTTTTCACGTACTTTTTACGTGCTTTTGTGCTGTAAGGGCCTGAGATAAAAATATGCCACAAATATAAatggaagtttttttttctttcttcagtaggctcatattatttaattgattagcAAAATATTCATACAATCAGGGGAGTATCAATAAACTACAAACTAACATAAATTTGAGTGGCTCTTACAAAAGCATAAGCAACTTGATTGACTTGTGTACGAAATAAATCCAAATATGACTTGTTTATCAAACTAAGTTTTTGTTTACATGCATTCAAAATGAAACCCAGTTCAAATATCATGGTCTTGTTGCTTTGAAGATTGTCAAAAACTTGTTTACAATCAATCTCAAAAACCACGTTGTGAAGCCTCAAGTCAATGATCAAGTTGATAACTGCAAGGAGTGATGATGCTTCTGCTTCAACAATAGGGATAGAACCTACGTGAAATGACATGTTCGCTACAACATATTCACCACCTTCTGCATTAAGAATACATGCTCCTAGGTCATAAGACAATAATCGGATAGCATTGATGCGTCAATATTGAACTTTAAGGTGCTTGTGGCATGTTTGCACCAATGTGGTATTTTATTAGAAGATATGCGAGTTTGGTGACCATTTTTGCTGGGACGTTCTCCACTAAATGATATAATCTTTCGCGGTACACAAAGATAAAGGAATTGGTTTATCCACATCATCCCAAAGTTTCTCATTCTGACGACACCATAAACACCAGAGGATGGAGATAAAATTCAATTGCCCATTGCTACTTAAATATCTAATAATTAAGAGATAACACAACCCATTCAGGTTCTCAACCTTTTCAACAATAGGTACGATGCCGCTCCAACAATCAGATACTCTTCACGCGCGAAGAGCCATAAAAACATGCCAAGGAAGATTCAAAATCAATAGAACAAAAGGGACATGTTAGTGGACACTGAACTCCTTTTGTGTATAAATTACGTTggaataaaagaatttttttagtttattttttgtattattaatataaacaaattattttcaagatataaaatttaaaataattatgatgaaagttaataaacttattatcatatatatgtcaaattataattgaataattttttttaaaattcaaagacTATTTTTccgttttttatattaaataagtaGAAGAAttttaagagagagagagggcaaCCCAACTCATTCAAATTACACGTTAGAGAGAGAgggtaataaatatttttaacaataaaagacacaagatgttaattattttgtggaaaatttatatttttgaaattggagaatttattatttattttattatacttgTTCTATTATAACCggcttttatttattgtttttctcgGCTGCCCACGTATacgtgttttattttttctttgtcggAGCCGCACCGGATATTCCACCCCAATCCGAACCGGAACCCGAACCCGAACTCGAACCGGTTCTACATTTTGcagtattttctttctttctctcttcttctcacTCAGAAATCAGAATACAGAAAATAGGAAGCAAATCATAACTCAACATTTAGCTATAgatctctcttctctttctttcccGTTTCTCCAAATCCTTCTTCAAACACTTTCCCTCATTCAATCTTTCGCAGTGTTTTCTGTCGATCgatctttctcccattcttttcCGCCTCTACTCTTTCTCATGTAGTGGCTCTTTTCAATCAGTTACCGCCATAgttttcgtttttctttttttccattttttcttaAAGTAATGGCCTCTTTTCGACGGACTCTGTCGCCGGCGTATCCCGATCGCCAGTACCTTAACGGTTCGTTTTCAGTCTCCTCCCCGTCGCACAAGCTTCCGTCCTCAAACGCAAAGTACTCCTCGCCGCTGCCGGAGCTTGTGGCGGCGTTCCTTCGCCTCGCCGGCGGGGTGTTCACGCGCCGGCACGGTCGGAAGGGGCAGTGGAGGCGCGTGGTGGTCAGGTGCGTGCTGTGCTTCTTCGTTGGGTTCTTGCTAGGCATGTTCCCGTTCGGCCACGTGTCGGAGGACGTTCGCTCGCACGAAATCTCGTTTGAGATGAAGCCGCCGCCGCTGCCGCGCGCCGCGAACAACGCGCAGCAGCTGCTCCTCGAAGATCGCGTGCTTCGGAATCGCGTGGAGAGGGAGGGTTTGGTGATCGATCCGGTGAGTTTAAGCGCGGAGTGGGAGAGGCGGAGTGAGAGGTTCGATTTCACGCCGAGGAAGCCGCTGATTGTGGTGACGCCGACATACGACCGCGCGTTTCAGGCGTATTTCCTGAACCGGCTGGGGCAGGTGCTGCGGCTGGTGCCGCCGCCGGTGGTGTGGATTGTAGTGGAGATGAAGGCGGCGTCGATGGAGACAGCGGAGGTACTGAGGAAGACGGGCGTGATGTACAGGCATTTGGTGTGCAATAGGAATTCGACGGATGTGAAGGACAGAGGGGTTCACCAGAGGAACACGGCGTTGGAACACATTGAGCGTCATAGGCTTGATGGAATTGTTTACTTTGCGGATGATGATAATGTGTATTCTCTCGAGTTGTTTGACGCCTTGAGAGATATCAGGTACTTTGCTTCACTTAGTTTATtggagtttttgttttttgttatttgtattttttcctttgGGTTTCTGATTAGTTCTGTCGTAGTGATGGGTTTGCAATTTGCATCTGATCCGTGTTAACTTACATTTTGAGAGTTGGTTGTTTCGAGTACAAGACGGAGTTTTTGCCTCTTGTTGGTTGGTTTGTTGGTTGCCTTAAGTTAGGTACCATTGTCTCTAAGTTGGCATGCCTGTTTTTTTGTGGCATTTGGCTTTTAGGTTCCGCTTCATGTAAACATTTAAGGTTATATAATTGGGATATGATTGATGTTTGTTGGTAACCAAGGGGAGGGAAA encodes the following:
- the LOC114409168 gene encoding probable beta-1,4-xylosyltransferase IRX9H, coding for MASFRRTLSPAYPDRQYLNGSFSVSSPSHKLPSSNAKYSSPLPELVAAFLRLAGGVFTRRHGRKGQWRRVVVRCVLCFFVGFLLGMFPFGHVSEDVRSHEISFEMKPPPLPRAANNAQQLLLEDRVLRNRVEREGLVIDPVSLSAEWERRSERFDFTPRKPLIVVTPTYDRAFQAYFLNRLGQVLRLVPPPVVWIVVEMKAASMETAEVLRKTGVMYRHLVCNRNSTDVKDRGVHQRNTALEHIERHRLDGIVYFADDDNVYSLELFDALRDISRFGTWPVAMLAPSKNKAILEGPVCNASQVIGWHTNEKSKRLRRFHVDMSGFAFNSTILWDPKRWRRPSSNPVRQLDTVKEGFQETTFIEQLVEDESQMEGSPPGCSKILNWHLHLAANNIVYPKGWVLQKNLDAVIPVK